From a single Nostoc sp. MS1 genomic region:
- a CDS encoding HAD-IB family phosphatase, which translates to MKRIVFCDFDGTITVEETFVAVLKKFAPELSAQLIPEIYAKKLTLRKGVKQILQSIPSASYPEIVEFTKPQSIRPGFIELLDFLEFQGVPLVVISGGLRGMVEVVLNDLVQRIEAIYAVDVDTSNAYLKVNSQYEGDTELIAKVQVMDKYPADEKIAIGDSITDLNMALQASIVFARPPLTKYLDEKQKPYIFWNDFLEIRDYLAQSWS; encoded by the coding sequence ATGAAGCGGATTGTTTTCTGTGACTTTGACGGAACTATTACAGTTGAAGAAACATTTGTGGCAGTTTTGAAAAAGTTTGCACCAGAACTTTCTGCACAACTGATACCAGAAATATATGCAAAAAAGCTGACGCTGAGAAAAGGAGTAAAGCAAATTCTGCAATCAATTCCTTCTGCAAGTTATCCAGAAATTGTTGAATTTACTAAACCTCAATCGATACGTCCTGGATTTATAGAATTACTGGATTTCTTAGAATTTCAAGGAGTCCCATTAGTAGTAATTTCTGGCGGACTACGAGGAATGGTAGAGGTTGTTTTAAATGATTTAGTGCAGAGAATAGAGGCAATTTATGCAGTAGATGTAGATACGAGCAATGCCTATTTAAAAGTAAATTCTCAATACGAAGGAGATACAGAGCTTATTGCTAAAGTACAAGTTATGGACAAGTACCCAGCCGATGAAAAAATTGCGATCGGTGACTCCATTACAGACTTAAATATGGCTTTGCAAGCATCTATTGTATTTGCACGCCCTCCCTTAACAAAATATTTAGATGAAAAGCAAAAACCTTATATTTTCTGGAACGATTTTCTAGAGATACGCGATTATTTAGCTCAATCATGGAGTTAA
- the mtnB gene encoding methylthioribulose 1-phosphate dehydratase, which translates to MTSSIIEDPRGQLIADAHYFYQQGWMVGTAGNLSAKLADGSFWITASGKSKGKLSLDDFVCIASDGKVKISAANLQPSAETAIHQLIYRLFPESQACYHVHSIENNLVSCFGEGDALPLPSLEMLKGLGVRQEKPNCTIEIFANHLQVSRIAADIEKRFSITPPQIPALLIRDHGVTVWAASPEAARNYVELIEYIFRYMVVAGGLEIGK; encoded by the coding sequence ATGACAAGCTCAATCATAGAAGATCCTCGTGGGCAACTGATAGCAGATGCTCATTATTTTTATCAACAAGGTTGGATGGTAGGAACTGCGGGTAATCTTTCAGCAAAGTTAGCTGATGGTAGCTTCTGGATTACAGCTAGTGGTAAATCTAAAGGTAAATTATCACTCGATGATTTTGTTTGCATTGCTTCAGATGGCAAAGTAAAAATATCAGCCGCTAATTTGCAACCTTCAGCAGAAACAGCTATCCATCAGCTAATTTATCGCCTATTTCCAGAATCACAAGCTTGTTACCATGTCCATTCAATCGAGAACAATTTAGTTTCTTGCTTCGGTGAAGGTGATGCTTTACCTTTACCATCACTAGAAATGCTCAAAGGCTTGGGAGTTCGGCAGGAAAAACCCAATTGTACTATCGAAATCTTTGCAAATCATCTCCAAGTTTCCCGCATTGCGGCTGATATTGAAAAACGCTTTTCTATAACACCGCCGCAAATACCCGCTTTACTAATTCGTGATCACGGTGTAACAGTCTGGGCTGCTTCTCCTGAAGCCGCTCGTAATTATGTTGAGTTAATAGAATACATCTTTCGCTATATGGTAGTCGCAGGTGGGTTAGAAATAGGGAAATGA
- a CDS encoding putative quinol monooxygenase, translating into MTNDQSHMTTQTLRVVARLVALPDKVEELKAILLGLIEPTRQEVGVIKYELLQNQADPTDFTFVEEWASAEALDTHLASTHLQAAVDKLEGVVAAPPDIRRYNLLA; encoded by the coding sequence ATGACCAATGACCAATCACATATGACTACTCAAACTCTTCGTGTTGTTGCTCGTCTTGTAGCCTTACCAGATAAAGTGGAAGAACTTAAGGCTATATTGTTGGGACTAATTGAACCAACTAGGCAAGAAGTTGGTGTGATTAAATATGAACTTTTACAAAATCAAGCTGATCCTACGGATTTTACCTTTGTAGAGGAATGGGCATCTGCGGAGGCGCTGGATACTCATTTAGCCTCAACCCATCTACAAGCAGCAGTAGACAAGCTGGAGGGGGTGGTAGCAGCGCCACCAGATATCCGTCGCTATAATCTTTTAGCTTAG
- a CDS encoding class II glutamine amidotransferase, which yields MCQLLGMNCNVPTDICFSFEGFSARGGKTDHHSDGWGIAFFEGKGCRIFLDSKPSIDSPIADFVRCYPIHSTHVIAHIRKATQGEVALENCHPFRRELWGRYWVFAHNGNLPDFQPETQGFYKAVGDTDSEKAFCLILETLRQSFPEGKPPLEKLYPVLQKVTEKLAAIGVFNYLLSDGEHFFTHCSTNLSYIVRQAPFAAAHLIDQDMTVDFSELTTPSDRVAVIATTPLTDNEVWTPIQPGELLVFQDGLPLRL from the coding sequence ATGTGCCAATTGTTGGGAATGAATTGTAATGTACCAACTGATATCTGTTTTTCCTTTGAAGGATTTTCCGCACGCGGAGGAAAAACAGATCATCACAGTGATGGTTGGGGAATTGCTTTCTTTGAAGGAAAGGGATGTCGGATATTTTTAGACTCTAAACCGTCTATTGATTCTCCCATAGCGGATTTTGTCCGATGCTATCCCATCCACTCTACCCATGTAATCGCCCATATTCGCAAGGCTACCCAAGGTGAAGTCGCCTTGGAAAACTGTCATCCTTTTCGCCGTGAATTATGGGGCAGATATTGGGTGTTTGCCCATAATGGTAATTTGCCCGATTTTCAACCAGAAACGCAAGGCTTTTATAAAGCAGTGGGTGATACTGATAGTGAAAAAGCGTTCTGTTTGATATTAGAAACGCTGCGACAAAGTTTTCCTGAAGGTAAACCCCCGCTAGAAAAACTCTATCCTGTGCTGCAAAAGGTCACAGAAAAATTAGCCGCTATTGGTGTTTTCAACTACTTACTATCAGACGGTGAACATTTTTTTACTCATTGTTCAACCAATCTTAGTTACATAGTGCGTCAAGCACCCTTTGCAGCTGCACATTTGATTGATCAGGATATGACTGTAGATTTTAGTGAGTTAACAACACCAAGCGATCGCGTTGCTGTAATTGCGACTACACCTCTTACAGATAACGAAGTTTGGACACCAATTCAACCAGGAGAACTTTTAGTTTTTCAAGACGGTTTGCCATTGAGACTGTAA
- a CDS encoding thermonuclease family protein has product MKSNSKVREMRGMRGMREMRENFSYFSPIPPYFPRSPISSQFPHSPLPTPYSPTWVQKLILLACIILLVGCQAKNPAMTQTQVRVARVVSGQTLEVVGMAEQPNLISQVRLIGVDAPDLSQRPWGMQSKEFLEQAIGDLDKPVMLEFDMEAKDTIGRTLAYVWKDDKLLNEQIVKQGYALFVVRSPNQKYDQRLERAQQWARIMGQGIWKPDKPMRQTPAEFRRLNR; this is encoded by the coding sequence ATGAAGAGTAATAGCAAGGTGAGGGAGATGAGGGGGATGAGGGGGATGAGGGAGATGAGGGAGAATTTTTCCTATTTCTCCCCTATCCCCCCCTACTTCCCCCGCTCCCCCATCTCTTCCCAATTTCCCCATTCCCCACTCCCCACTCCCTATTCCCCTACTTGGGTGCAAAAACTCATCCTCCTCGCCTGCATAATACTCCTGGTAGGGTGTCAAGCCAAAAATCCAGCGATGACGCAAACGCAGGTGAGGGTAGCGCGGGTGGTGAGTGGACAGACTTTGGAAGTGGTGGGAATGGCTGAACAGCCAAACTTAATTTCTCAAGTGCGGTTAATTGGTGTAGATGCGCCAGATTTAAGTCAACGTCCTTGGGGAATGCAATCCAAGGAGTTTTTAGAACAGGCGATAGGTGATTTAGACAAACCAGTGATGCTGGAGTTCGATATGGAGGCAAAAGATACAATCGGCCGGACTTTGGCTTATGTGTGGAAAGATGACAAGTTATTAAATGAACAAATAGTCAAACAAGGGTATGCTTTATTTGTTGTGCGATCGCCTAATCAAAAATACGATCAACGACTAGAACGCGCCCAACAATGGGCGAGAATCATGGGACAAGGCATTTGGAAACCAGATAAACCGATGCGCCAAACACCTGCTGAGTTTCGTCGCCTAAATCGTTAG
- a CDS encoding 2Fe-2S iron-sulfur cluster-binding protein, whose amino-acid sequence MSETYTIKVRDRATGKEYTLQVPDDRYILHTAEHQGVELPFSCRNGACTTCAVRVLSGEIYQPEAVGLSPELRRQGYALLCVSYARSDLEVETQDEDEVYELQFGRYFAKGKVKAGLPLDEE is encoded by the coding sequence ATGTCCGAGACATACACAATTAAAGTACGCGATCGCGCCACAGGCAAAGAGTACACCCTACAAGTACCAGATGACCGCTACATCCTGCACACAGCCGAACACCAAGGGGTGGAATTGCCATTTTCTTGTCGAAATGGGGCTTGTACCACTTGTGCTGTCAGGGTGTTGTCGGGGGAAATATATCAACCAGAGGCGGTAGGATTATCCCCAGAATTGCGTCGTCAAGGTTATGCTTTGTTATGCGTCAGCTACGCCCGTTCTGACTTGGAAGTAGAAACACAAGACGAAGATGAAGTTTACGAACTTCAGTTTGGGCGTTACTTTGCTAAGGGAAAAGTGAAAGCTGGTTTACCGTTAGATGAAGAGTAA